Proteins from a single region of Flavobacterium sp. YJ01:
- a CDS encoding AAA family ATPase: MSQTLPEIAQKLIDANKKVQLIYAFNGTGKTRLSREFKELIAPKNSGDEDEEAEASKIKIMYYNAFTEDLFYWDNDLDNDEDRKLKIQPNNYTNWVLRDQGQEPNITAHFQRYTNDKLTPKFNEDYSEVRFSFERGDDSGSDFVKISKGEESCFIWSVFYSLLAQTINALNALEEDEDEAKQFSDLQYVFIDDPVSSLDDTHLIELAVNIAELIKSSTSELKFIITTHNPLFYNVLFNEFNRVPKTKKWRFEKLNDGTFSLVEQSKDSPFSYHLFLLSELEKVVLSGDIQKYHYNFLRNIFEKTSTFLGYDNWRDLLPQEAQEAYYNRIINLSSHSKHHGEEISILDDNDKRVLGFLVEEIKRMYSFKSTITPTLIEENVPV, encoded by the coding sequence ATGAGCCAAACACTACCTGAAATAGCACAAAAACTTATTGATGCCAATAAAAAAGTACAGTTAATTTATGCCTTTAACGGCACCGGTAAAACCCGCTTATCAAGAGAATTCAAAGAATTGATAGCGCCTAAAAATTCAGGTGACGAAGATGAAGAAGCAGAGGCATCTAAAATCAAAATAATGTACTACAATGCATTCACCGAAGATTTGTTTTATTGGGATAATGATTTGGATAATGACGAAGATAGAAAATTAAAAATTCAACCCAATAATTATACGAATTGGGTGCTTCGGGATCAAGGACAAGAGCCAAACATAACGGCACATTTCCAGCGTTATACAAATGATAAATTAACGCCAAAATTCAATGAAGATTATTCTGAGGTACGTTTCTCATTTGAACGTGGTGATGATTCAGGTTCAGATTTTGTAAAAATTTCTAAAGGCGAAGAAAGTTGTTTTATCTGGAGTGTTTTTTACAGTTTATTAGCGCAAACAATCAATGCGTTAAATGCTCTGGAGGAGGATGAAGATGAAGCAAAACAATTTAGCGATTTGCAATACGTATTTATCGATGACCCGGTAAGTTCATTAGATGATACCCATTTAATCGAATTGGCTGTAAATATCGCTGAATTGATAAAATCAAGTACTTCAGAATTGAAGTTCATCATAACCACACACAATCCACTATTCTATAATGTACTTTTTAACGAATTTAATAGAGTACCAAAAACAAAAAAATGGCGTTTTGAAAAATTAAATGATGGAACTTTCTCTCTTGTTGAGCAATCTAAAGATTCTCCTTTTTCATACCATTTATTTCTGTTGTCAGAACTAGAAAAAGTAGTCCTGTCAGGAGACATACAAAAGTATCATTATAACTTTCTTCGAAATATATTTGAAAAAACTTCAACTTTTTTAGGTTACGATAATTGGAGAGATCTCTTGCCTCAAGAAGCACAAGAGGCGTATTATAATCGAATTATTAATCTTTCCAGTCATTCAAAGCATCATGGTGAAGAAATTTCAATTTTAGATGATAATGATAAAAGAGTGTTAGGTTTCTTGGTAGAAGAAATAAAAAGAATGTACAGTTTTAAATCAACAATTACGCCAACTTTAATTGAAGAAAATGTCCCAGTATAA
- a CDS encoding restriction endonuclease subunit S yields the protein MSFLDKLLEGVEVEWKPLGEFSDYEQPTKYLVKTNNYNDNFLTPVLTAGKTFVLGYTDETNGIYKASESPVIIFDDFTTANKWVDFDFKAKSSAMKMITSKDETKASLKYIYYWMNTLRSDLVDGDHKRQWISNYSNKLIPIPCPENPKKSLEIQQKIVAILDKFTELTAELTAELTARKIQYSYYREKLYSLDKNKVQHLPLGDERIGKFIRGAGLQKKDFTETGVGCIHYGQIYTYYGTYTNKTKTFVSEEFAKKARKAKYGNLIIATTSENDEDVCKAVAWLGNEEIAVSSDACFYSHSLHPKYMAYFFQTEQFQKQKRPFITGTKVRRVNADDLAKIKIPVPSLEEQERIVSILDKFDVLTTSISEGLPKEIELRQKQYEYYRNLLLTFSE from the coding sequence ATGAGTTTTTTAGATAAATTATTAGAAGGCGTGGAAGTGGAATGGAAACCTTTGGGGGAGTTTTCCGATTATGAACAACCGACTAAATACCTAGTAAAGACAAATAATTATAATGATAATTTTCTAACTCCAGTTTTGACTGCTGGTAAAACATTTGTTTTAGGATATACTGATGAAACTAATGGTATTTATAAAGCATCGGAAAGCCCAGTTATAATTTTTGATGATTTCACAACAGCAAATAAATGGGTTGATTTCGATTTTAAAGCTAAATCATCGGCAATGAAGATGATTACTTCCAAAGATGAAACTAAGGCTTCTTTAAAATATATTTATTATTGGATGAACACTTTGCGAAGTGATTTAGTTGATGGTGACCACAAGCGACAATGGATTAGTAATTATTCTAATAAACTAATCCCTATTCCCTGCCCAGAAAACCCAAAAAAATCCCTCGAAATCCAACAAAAAATTGTTGCCATTCTCGATAAATTTACAGAGCTTACAGCAGAGCTTACAGCAGAGCTTACAGCACGAAAAATACAATATAGTTATTATAGGGAGAAGTTGTATTCCTTGGATAAAAATAAAGTACAACATTTACCTTTGGGAGATGAAAGAATCGGCAAATTTATTCGTGGTGCTGGTTTGCAGAAAAAAGACTTTACAGAAACAGGAGTTGGCTGTATTCACTATGGACAAATCTATACTTATTACGGTACATACACTAATAAAACCAAAACATTTGTGTCGGAAGAATTTGCAAAGAAAGCTCGTAAAGCAAAATATGGCAATCTAATTATTGCAACAACCAGTGAAAATGATGAGGATGTATGTAAAGCAGTAGCTTGGTTAGGAAATGAAGAAATAGCTGTAAGTAGTGATGCCTGTTTTTATTCGCATAGTTTACATCCCAAATATATGGCTTACTTTTTTCAAACTGAACAATTTCAAAAACAAAAAAGACCATTTATCACGGGTACAAAAGTCCGTCGTGTAAATGCTGATGATTTGGCTAAAATAAAAATCCCTGTTCCTTCACTTGAAGAACAAGAACGCATCGTTTCCATTCTCGATAAATTTGACGTGCTTACCACTTCTATAAGTGAAGGTTTGCCAAAAGAAATTGAGTTGAGACAAAAGCAATATGAATATTACCGTAACCTATTACTAACTTTTTCAGAATAA